ATGACTTTTGTTGCCGTGATTAACTTGAAAACAGATCTGTGTGGCACGTCTGTAGaagtaaatcacacacactgtcttaCACACATTGCTCTTCATGGATCAGGCTCGGTTATCTCACTGCTGTTCTCCTGATTGATTAGATTTAATTCACCTGAACTGATGTGAACTGTGCTCTCAGTGGTTCTCACTCACGCTACCCTTGAGTTTTGGGTTATtttcagccccccccccccctactGGATGCTTAGTGAACTGCAGCACATTCAACCTTGAATTCTGCCATCAGCAGCAAACGTTCAACTAATAACCCCAGTGAGAATGAACTTGTCATGCattatattattggattattattactactacacTAATGTAGCACCTAATTACTGTCTTTGGTTAAAGAGGTCCTACAACAACAAATTTTTGATAACACATGCATTTTTTATATaaagatgaacatttttgatctgaaaagtaactaaaaCTGTCAAATACATGTAGTTGAGTATAAAGTGTACAGAGTAACATGGTAATACTCAAGTTATGTACAAACGCCTTAGATTTTGTGTAAATACAGTACCCGGGTAACAAGTTACTGATATTTGcttttctgttgactgactgtTACATCATCCCTACCCTTTCTTGATGCTTGTAGGTGACTTTAAGGCACAAAGGTATGTATGCTCATCTCATAATATAAATAAGATGCTATAGACCCACAAACACTAGAGGACAGAAGGTTTACCGCGTGGTGTTCAGGATCAGCAGGTCTCCATGTTTGTTGACCTCCAGGGAGCCGTGTGTGTCCGAGCGTCCGAGGGCGTAGGCTGCGTTGATGGTGGCCGCAGCCAAAGCCTCCGGCATGGACATCCTCATGTTGACGCAGGCCAGGTGCATGACTATTGGCTGAGGAAGGCGGGTAGGACAGGGACACGGGATGAGTTGCAACCGTCGTGCTTTTCACTTGGGACTCGTCGCACCTTCTCCTCCTGTCGTACTCACCATGGAGCAGCAGTAGGCGTTGGGGTTGAAGTCGCTGCCGAGGGCAACAATCACACCGGCGTCCAGCATGTCTCTGGCCCGAGGCTGGGgcagcctgaacacacacacagactatcAGACAGCTATGAGGAGGGTGtgtgagtatttgtgtgtgttactgtgaaaGTACCGGAGGATATAAGCTGTAGTTGGCAGCAGGACGGCAGCGGTTTTTCCTCTTGCCATGGCAACGATCCCCTCGTCTGTGACCTCCTCCAGGTGACTGATGGCTAAAGCCCCGAGCTCTGCACCCATCTGACACACGCATACATTCAGGTTAACAAGAGTATGAGTAGAAATTCTTTCAATTCATTGTTaaaacaattagtcaattaactCATCAGTTTATAGACAGAAATCATCAGTTGTAATATTTGATGAGtaatttatcaagcaaaatACCAACGTTTCAAATGTGAATAtctgagttttggactgttggtgaaacaaaacaagttgTTTAAAACTTGGGATCTGGAGAATAGCCAATTaatttttccctgtttttttacCCTTAACAGTGTAAGGAACCACTAAATTATTTGActaaataatcagcagatgaactaataataaaaataatagatACTTGCCATCCTTCTGTGCCAGCGTTTACATTAAAGGCTACTGGAATAACACATCAAAATCTCTGACTGAACTGCAGGAAGCCCACTGGCAgtgtgggtaatgtaggcaccaGAAAAGTGTTTCCACTGCATTTTTGGTGGAGTAGGCTACAGTTTCAAGGTAATAATGTTCCACTTGGATTTAaggtaaaatgtgaaaaatgaaagacaaaatgttgaACTCAGCACGTCAAAGGTGGCTGGTTTTCAGCTCAGTCCCTCTGAGGCCCAAACACGTGATACCTGAGCGGCGTTCATGGGATGAAGCTCATCTCCGTGGAAGTTGATGTTGAGGCCAATGTCTTTACCGGCCTGCAGGATGGAGCGAGTGGAGCTGAGGTCAAACACTCCCTGCTCACAGAACACGTCGATGTTGTCGACTCTGAGGGTCCCAGCAGACATCTGTTCTTTCAGTCTGGGCAGCTGAACCTGCAGGATGTCCTCTGTGGCTTCTGCAACCGTCTTCCCTCTGAATAACACACAGTAAAGCACAGTGAGGATTAATTTCCGGGATGCGATTTGAAAATGAGATCATATTGTGGACAGTCCATACTTGGGCACTGCGTGGGCTCCACAGTAGGTGGAGGAGATGTTGATGGGCAGAGTGCGTCTGGCTTCCTCGATCACCTCCAGCATCTTGAGCTCAGTCTGCAGCTCCAGGCCGTATCCGCTCTTACACTCCACCAGGGTGGTGCCCGCTCGCTGCATCCGGACCAGCCTGCTGCTGAGGGAGGCCAGCAGCTCTGAGGGCCCGGCAGCTCGAGTGTGCTCCACCGTGAAGTGGATCCCTCCACCGGCCCGGTGCACCTCCATGTAAGTGGCACCTGCCAGCTGCAAGAGTAACAAGCATTTCATTTAACTTTCAGCCAAAGTTGACGACCTAAAGTCAAATAATGGCAAAAACATATTTACCTTCATTGCAAATTCATGCACCCTGTCTCCAGCCCAGACTGGATGGGTGTGGGCGTCAACCAGCCCTGAAACAAGAAGATGTTTTGAAATGCTTGTCACTGATCTGATGTCAGCCTCTGCTGAGAGAAAAATGAGGATAGCTGATACTCACCAGGCAGGACACACATTCCTGTAGCATCGATCACTTTATCAAAGAACGCTTCTGAATAGTGAGCTCTGATGAGTTCAGCAGGCCCCACAGCTTTAATCAGCCCATCGCTGCATGAAGAAATGTGTTAGTTTAACATCAACATTCATGTGGAACTGGACCTTGGACTCACAACAGTTGAGCCTGAGATGTTAAAACGGCCACCGTGCAGAAGCTGTGCGATGTACAGTTTTTCATGTCTTTCCCATCCAGTGAATGCTGAGtataaactaaataaactatTAAAATCCCCTCTTGAATTAGctgtaaaatacagtattttcacagtgtagTATTAGTACTTTCACTACCTTACGTAACTGAAcactttttccaccactgccaaatatttaaaacatatgagtaaaagtaaaaccaGCCAATGGTAAATAACCGACTGatacattttggacatttttaccCCACtttattaaagaaacaaagtgatgttAATAAAATAGCAAAGTTGCTTCAAGTTTCATCTATCCCGTAATTTTGTTTCCTGGTGTGTAATGAATAAGTGCAGACGGTAGGGGGCGccatttcacattattttacatGAGTCTTTATTATATAGATTCCTTTCAATGCAGGTTCTGTTTCAGAGAAGTTTCAGAGAAACATAACCTGCAGATCAACAGCTCTGTTGATATTCAGTATGCAAGTCTGAAGGGCGGCCACCTGAGAGCTAATGCCGTGTGTTACATTTCATCTCAACTCGTGCAAAATTTAACAAAGGTGCACAGGTGTTCATTTGGCCAGGTGTGAGGCAATCTAATCTAAATTCGATCTAATTCTAAACCTGATCATGAGGTGTTCAGGACTTACCTTCCTATTACCACGCTCCCGTTTTCAACCACACAAAGATTTTGCATCCCATGTTTGGTCAGGTACTTCTCTCCTTTGTCGCAGATCAGAACCACGTGTTTGGCGTTTTTCACCAGCAGTCTGTAGTTACTGGACATCTTGATTCAGCCGAAGCAGAGACGCTTagttctgactgactgattttcaGCTAGTTTGGAAACAAGGCAAATATTTGTGCAGGGGAACAGTTTAAAGTGCAAAAAGAGGGGCGGGGCTTGTGCTACAGGCATCAGAGACGTTTGGTTTAACCAGAGACGGGTCACTTCCGGCGCGCTGCAGCGGGAGTGAACGTGAGCAGATGGTGGACAATTTTTATGTCCCATAcgcacacatttaaatattggACCTTTTTCCCCCACAAGCGACACACTTTAGGACATTAGAATGGCaattttaagacaaaaaaaaaaaatcaggtgaAAATTTTGATTCTTAAAACTTTCAGCCTCAGCAACACACTCTCGCGAGATCTGGATCGAGTATATTTAAAGGTAAAATGAGTGGGAAATCAAGGCACAAACTAATGTAGTTAAATTAATAGTCAGGTTAAAATCTTGACTGTATCTACTGCTGTATTATTTTGACACCGACAAGCCAACAGCTAACAGAGCACCTTTGATTTAACTAGTGAGTCTCCCTCTGATTTACAAACAGGTAAGCTTTTGTTCGACGTGACGTGCAAAACCACAACAATCAGGTTAAGAAAGGGTATAATGATTTATTGTGTTTCTATCACAAAAGTTACAACACAAAATTGGCCtcacatacagtaaaaaaaaaaaaagaaaagaaagaaaaaaacgcCCCAAACGTTCATTTGTTTCACatggtgaaaacacaaacacacatcaactcAACTACAATCGCACTTAGACAGAACAGGCGGGGTCCTCTTCATCAACATCACTCCCTCatttctccatcttcttcctcttcctctacaCCTCTGATGTACAAAACGTTATTGCACCTGTGGGTAAGAAACACACCTGTtagcatgcgcacacacacacgtcacactGACTGCAGGGGAAAAAGAATCCCAGCAGGTTGGTCACATATTGCTGCTCTGCTTCCACCACTGAGAGCTTTGAAAAATAACACGTCAATTATTAACACAGGTTAGTTGAGGTAGTTATGAATCTTAAAACCACAAAACCACTTTCTCTGCATTGTTTAGCCAAAAACCGTCCTCTGCTTTCACAGCCAGATTTTATCATGCTACGTTTTCCTTGTAAAGTCTCTTAAAATTAGCTGTTAACTTGTACAATCAAATAAAGAAGTCTCTACTGAACGAGTTATGGaataaagatggaaaaataCTTTTAAGTTCACCACATACCTGATGAGCACTTCACCAAGATGACCCGCCAATGCTCCATCCACATACTCTTCTGTGTTTGCCAGCTGTCAGggaaacatataaataaaaaaaggtcaAGAAATTACCCcgtaagtttatttatttgcagtttgaTGTCCCACATATACGACAGTGGATACTTGTTAGCTCTGATCCAAGAGGTACAACTTTGGGAAATGATGAAAGGATAAGATGAAGGATTCTTTAAATGATCCTTCTTCTGTGGGTTGAGTGTGCAGAGACCAATATTAATTACACTCAGGACAAATGTAAAGTAAAGCACAGGTCTTCATTTAGCTTCACATGGCGGGACAAGTTTTAGCAGACAACTGTCGATAAAGCCTGCGACTATTTGAGATGGAAATAGGAGCATCATCCTTTAAAGGATCAGTCTGTAGGTTTTAGAAGCATCTAACGCTGAGGTTGCagctcagactgcagcagaCCTCATCTAAAA
This Scatophagus argus isolate fScaArg1 chromosome 22, fScaArg1.pri, whole genome shotgun sequence DNA region includes the following protein-coding sequences:
- the snrpf gene encoding small nuclear ribonucleoprotein F — translated: MSLPLNPKPFLNGLTGKPVMVKLKWGMEYKGYLVSVDGYMNMQLANTEEYVDGALAGHLGEVLIRCNNVLYIRGVEEEEEDGEMRE
- the amdhd1 gene encoding probable imidazolonepropionase; the encoded protein is MSSNYRLLVKNAKHVVLICDKGEKYLTKHGMQNLCVVENGSVVIGSDGLIKAVGPAELIRAHYSEAFFDKVIDATGMCVLPGLVDAHTHPVWAGDRVHEFAMKLAGATYMEVHRAGGGIHFTVEHTRAAGPSELLASLSSRLVRMQRAGTTLVECKSGYGLELQTELKMLEVIEEARRTLPINISSTYCGAHAVPKGKTVAEATEDILQVQLPRLKEQMSAGTLRVDNIDVFCEQGVFDLSSTRSILQAGKDIGLNINFHGDELHPMNAAQMGAELGALAISHLEEVTDEGIVAMARGKTAAVLLPTTAYILRLPQPRARDMLDAGVIVALGSDFNPNAYCCSMPIVMHLACVNMRMSMPEALAAATINAAYALGRSDTHGSLEVNKHGDLLILNTTRWEHLIYQLGGHQELIRYVVIKGNVVFDNEKTMDL